A window of the Arachis duranensis cultivar V14167 chromosome 5, aradu.V14167.gnm2.J7QH, whole genome shotgun sequence genome harbors these coding sequences:
- the LOC107487168 gene encoding probable inactive shikimate kinase like 2, chloroplastic, giving the protein MAAAAKGVWFLFRHAIPTKSAMVSFPSFSYSHKHKHKQLVGLRSFKCSCTAPLSTTTYEFSDGSSEVELRLNIGGLDVGSSRDLSVNADDTSLAIRVLRPGSPITLIETKRLFDRIKPAETIWYLDDDQLVVNFKKQDPDLKWPDIMESWESLAAGSTQLLKGASIYLVGECTEINQKVAQELATGLGYTPLSTKELLESISNQTVDSWLLAEGSDSVAKAESAVLESISSHVRTVVATLGGKHGAAGSADKWRHLYAGFSVWLSQTEAKDEDSAKEETHKSVRDGSTAYTNADVVVKLQGWDPAYAKSVAQACLSALKQLILSDKKLPGKKSLYIRLGCRGDWPNIKPPGWDPSSEGDMN; this is encoded by the exons ATGGCAGCGGCAGCAAAAGGTGTTTGGTTTCTGTTCCGACATGCCATTCCCACTAAAAGCGCGATGGTGTCTTTCCCTTCATTCTCTTATTCTCACAAACATAAacacaaacagttagtgggtctTCGCTCCTTCAAGTGTTCTTGCACTGCCCCACTCTCCACCACTACCTACGAG TTTTCTGATGGCTCCTCTGAGGTGGAGTTAAGATTAAACATAGGAGGATTAGATGTTGGAAGTTCAAGAGATTTATCAGTTAATGCTGATGACACTTCTTTAGCTATCAGAGTATTGAGGCCAGGATCTCCCATCACACTCATAGAAACTAAACGCCTTTTCGACAGGATTAAACCTGCTGAAACTATATG GTACCTTGATGATGATCAACTGGTTGTGAACTtcaagaaacaggatcctgatTTGAAATGGCCCGATATCATGGAGTCGTGGGAATCGCTTGCTGCCGGATCCACACAACTGTTGAAAGGTGCATCGATCTACCTTGTTGGCGAATGCACCGAAATCAACCAGAAAGTGGCTCAAGAGCTTGCAACTGGACTTGG GTACACACCACTTAGTACAAAAGAGTTACTGGAATCAATTTCAAACCAAACAGTGGATTCAT GGCTTCTTGCTGAAGGTTCTGATTCAGTAGCAAAGGCAGAAAGTGCAGTACTAGAAAGCATTAGCAG TCATGTGAGGACAGTTGTTGCAACACTAGGAGGGAAACATGGAGCTGCCGGAAGTGCTGATAAGTGGCGGCATCTTTATGCTGGTTTTTCTGTCTGGTTGTCACAGACTGAAGCCAAAG ATGAAGATTCTGCAAAGGAGGAGACCCATAAAAGCGTCAGAGATGGCAGTACTGCATACACAAATGCAGATGTGGTTGTTAAACTTCAGGGCTGGGATCCTGCATATGCCAAAAGTGTGGCACAAGCATGTTTGAGTGCCTTAAAACAGTTAATCCTGTCAGACAAGAAACTCCCAG GCAAAAAGAGTCTGTACATAAGACTAGGATGTCGTGGTGATTGGCCAAACATCAAGCCACCCGGTTGGGATCCATCAAGTGAAGGCGACATGAACTAG
- the LOC107487167 gene encoding inactive poly [ADP-ribose] polymerase RCD1 yields MEGKTAKALDRVALHMKRKRATRYDSHRNGASLPLLRQWSSCKVAKRMRLGQHQSKLTNGGTHIGRFLRGYYLNYKKTGRPERLMFYKNGDWLDFPKDVLDLVKKDLEVKKATVEVQSNGRHLVLDFLHMYQMDLKTGLQQPLAWIDEHGCCFFPEIFAASDGLYDISKQEGVTSNVANEIKLKLELAINELDGSKMLECSGESNALVKSIQIDATEKNDVEIEDSINNMDCQNVGEAIEQNRDLGLGDYTDSVYGKLDLDTVQTMFLKGMVSSGNDTGIVEIYRCSSATTQVRLELFQKQAEITKKAHGDANVRYAWLALSKNELSTMMQYGLGYCGLSLSKCKYAVGVHLAAATCPYASARYCDIDENGNSHLVLCRVIMGNMELLPAGGRQFRASSGEYDNGVDDILHPTYYIVWNMNMNSHIYPEFVVSFKVATNIQGNHGNPGVNVGAVGQCDPSQPESSTVDNGKVVPAARLVPKSPWMPFPALFAAIKSSVPPSTMDAIKGDYERFQKKQISRDVFIQRLRFIVGDNLLRTTVQKLQYKIPRSGESKVPAKE; encoded by the exons ATGGAAGGAAAAACTGCAAAGGCATTGGATAGAGTTGCACTCCACATGAAGCGGAAGCGGGCTACCCGATATGATTCACATCGTAACGGGGCTTCTCTGCCACTGTTACGTCAGTGGTCATCATGCAAGGTTGCCAAACGGATGAGATTGGGCCAACATCAAAGCAAGTTGACAAACGGTGGAACTCATATTGGACGGTTCTTACGTGGGTATTATTTGAACTATAAGAAGACTGGACGGCCCGAACGTTTGATGTTCTATAAGAATGGTGACTGGTTGGACTTTCCTAAGGATGTTCTTGACTTGGTTAAGAAAGATCTTGAGGTCAAGAAGGCAACAGTGGAGGTACAGTCAAATGGCCGTCATCTTGTGCTAGATTTTTTGCACATGTATCAGATGGACTTGAAGACTGGTTTGCAACAACCTCTAGCCTGGATTGATGAACATGGATGCTGCTTTTTCCCTGAAATCTTTGCGGCTTCGGATGGACTTTATGATATTTCCAAACAGGAGGGTGTAACTAGTAATGTCGCAAATGAAATAAAACTTAAGTTGGAATTAGCTATAAATGAATTGGATGGCTCCAAAATGTTGGAGTGTAGTGGAGAATCTAATGCTTTGGTTAAGAGCATTCAGATTGATGCCACTGAAAAAAATGATGTAGAAATTGAAGATAGCATTAATAATATGGACTGTCAAAATGTTGGTGAAGCCATTGAACAAAATCGGGACTTAGGATTAGGTGATTATACTGATTCTGTATATGGAAAGTTGGATTTAGATACTGTACAGACGATGTTTCTTAAAGGGATGGTTAGTTCTGGTAATGATACTGGCATAGTTGAGATTTATCGCTGCTCGAGTGCAACAACACAAGTGCGATTGGAGCTATTCCAGAAGCAAGCTGAAATTACGAAGAAAGCTCATGGGGATGCTAATGTTCGATATGCTTGGCTTGCTCTTTCAAAAAATGAACTATCTACAATGATGCAGTATGGACTTGGCTATTGTGGACTATCTTTATCTAAATGCAAATATGCTGTTGGTGTCCATCTTGCTGCTGCTACGTGCCCTTATGCAAg TGCACGTTATTGCGATATTGACGAAAATGGGAATAGCCACTTGGTCTTATGCCGTGTAATAATGGGAAACATGGAGCTTCTTCCCGCGGGTGGTCGACAGTTCCGTGCCAGTAGTGGTGAATATGATAATGGGGTTGATGACATTCTACATCCAACATACTATATTGTATGGAATATGAATATGAACTCCCACATCTACCCAGAATTCGTTGTTAGTTTCAAGGTGGCTACAAATATTCAAG GCAACCATGGTAACCCTGGGGTTAATGTAGGTGCAGTTGGTCAATGTGACCCTTCACAACCAGAGTCTTCTACAGTAGATAAT GGAAAAGTTGTGCCTGCTGCTCGCCTAGTTCCGAAATCCCCATGGATGCCTTTTCCAGCCCTTTTTGCTGCTATCAAAAGCTCAGTGCCTCCCAGCACCATGGATGCCATCAAAGGAGATTATGAACGATTCCAG AAAAAGCAAATATCCCGTGATGTTTTTATTCAGAGGTTGAGGTTCATAGTTGGAGATAATCTCTTGAGAACTACAGTACAAAAACTTCAATACAAG ATACCGCGGAGTGGTGAATCGAAGGTACCAGCCAAGGAGTAA